From the genome of Castor canadensis chromosome 4, mCasCan1.hap1v2, whole genome shotgun sequence, one region includes:
- the Bok gene encoding bcl-2-related ovarian killer protein isoform X1 yields MEVLRRSSVFAAEIMDAFDRSPTDKELVAQAKALGREYVHARLLRAGLAWSAPERAAPAPGGRLAEVCAVLLRLGDELEQIRPSVYRNVARQLHISLQSEPVVTDAFLAVAGHIFSAGGPSQSWLPGGPWSGEDSSGGPGFFLNCPAVLTACSRGTYKPGMDAPLNWSPDFVVQHQGITWGKVVSLYAVAAGLAVDCVRQAQPAMVHALVDCLGEFVRKTLATWLRRRGGWTDVLKCVVSTDPGLRSHWLVAAICSFGRFLKAAFFLLLPER; encoded by the exons ATGGAGGTGCTGCGGCGCTCCTCGGTCTTCGCCGCGGAGATCATGGACGCCTTTGACCGCTCGCCCACGGACAAGGAGCTGGTGGCCCAGGCCAAGGCGCTAGGCCGGGAGTACGTGCACGCGCGGCTTCTGCGCGCCGGCCTCGCTTGGAGCGCGCCGGAGCGCGCCGCCCCGGCCCCCGGCGGCCGCCTGGCCGAGGTGTGCGCGGTGCTGCTGCGCCTAG GGGATGAGCTGGAGCAGATTCGGCCCAGCGTGTACCGAAATGTGGCCCGCCAGCTACACATCTCTCTGCAGTCTGAGCCCGTGGTGACTGATGCGTTCCTGGCTGTGGCAGGACACATCTTCTCTGCAG GCGGCCCGTCTCAGTCCTGGCTCCCAGGAGGTCCGTGGTCTGGGGAAGACTCCTCTGGGGGTCCAGGCTTCTTTCTAAACTGTCCTGCTGTCCTCACGGCATGCTCCAGAGGAACATACAAACCAGGGATGGATGCACCCTTGAACTGGTCCCCTGATTTTGTTGTCCAGCATCAAG GCATCACTTGGGGCAAAGTGGTATCCCTGTATGCAGTGGCCGCTGGACTGGCCGTGGACTGCGTGCGGCAGGCCCAGCCTGCCATGGTTCACGCCCTGGTCGACTGCCTGGGGGAGTTTGTGCGCAAGACCTTGGCGACCTGGCTGCGGAGGCGTGGAGGATGG ACCGACGTCCTCAAGTGTGTGGTCAGCACGGACCCTGGTCTCCGCTCCCATTGGCTTGTGGCCGCAATCTGCAGTTTTGGCCGCTTCCTGAAGGCCGCCTTCTTCCTCCTGTTGCCAGAGAGATGA
- the Bok gene encoding bcl-2-related ovarian killer protein isoform X2: MEVLRRSSVFAAEIMDAFDRSPTDKELVAQAKALGREYVHARLLRAGLAWSAPERAAPAPGGRLAEVCAVLLRLGDELEQIRPSVYRNVARQLHISLQSEPVVTDAFLAVAGHIFSAGITWGKVVSLYAVAAGLAVDCVRQAQPAMVHALVDCLGEFVRKTLATWLRRRGGWTDVLKCVVSTDPGLRSHWLVAAICSFGRFLKAAFFLLLPER; the protein is encoded by the exons ATGGAGGTGCTGCGGCGCTCCTCGGTCTTCGCCGCGGAGATCATGGACGCCTTTGACCGCTCGCCCACGGACAAGGAGCTGGTGGCCCAGGCCAAGGCGCTAGGCCGGGAGTACGTGCACGCGCGGCTTCTGCGCGCCGGCCTCGCTTGGAGCGCGCCGGAGCGCGCCGCCCCGGCCCCCGGCGGCCGCCTGGCCGAGGTGTGCGCGGTGCTGCTGCGCCTAG GGGATGAGCTGGAGCAGATTCGGCCCAGCGTGTACCGAAATGTGGCCCGCCAGCTACACATCTCTCTGCAGTCTGAGCCCGTGGTGACTGATGCGTTCCTGGCTGTGGCAGGACACATCTTCTCTGCAG GCATCACTTGGGGCAAAGTGGTATCCCTGTATGCAGTGGCCGCTGGACTGGCCGTGGACTGCGTGCGGCAGGCCCAGCCTGCCATGGTTCACGCCCTGGTCGACTGCCTGGGGGAGTTTGTGCGCAAGACCTTGGCGACCTGGCTGCGGAGGCGTGGAGGATGG ACCGACGTCCTCAAGTGTGTGGTCAGCACGGACCCTGGTCTCCGCTCCCATTGGCTTGTGGCCGCAATCTGCAGTTTTGGCCGCTTCCTGAAGGCCGCCTTCTTCCTCCTGTTGCCAGAGAGATGA